A stretch of DNA from Macrotis lagotis isolate mMagLag1 chromosome X, bilby.v1.9.chrom.fasta, whole genome shotgun sequence:
ATGTGTACCATTTCTTCtcctaatgacttttttttaggtttttttttttttttgcaaggcaaatggggttaagtggcttgcccaaggccacacagctaggtaattattaagtgtatgagaccaaatttgaacccaggtactcctgactccagggctggtgctttatccactgcgccacctagccgcccttcctGATGACTTTTTACTGATCCTCCAGGATGCTGGGTCACTTACAAACATCAAGGAGTTTTAATGTTTGATTGTATATATCTGTACCTGACAGATTAATTAATGTTTTCATAAATTTATACACACCAACttagacatatacacacacatattaagaAAGAAATGCATGGGACATAGGAAGCAGAAAGAGAAGATCTCTTGATCAAAAACATCTCATCTCATTCATTGGACATAGATTTGTACCTGCTAATTACTCTCCTGAAACATGAGGAAAATGCGGAATATTGGCTGTTCACATATTAGTAGTAGTGATTAGGAATTCTAATGGAAGGGAAAATCTgggtgaatgaatgagtgaatgttCATTTGAGCACATGAGACACATGGGGAAATAAAGACTGAAGGAGGTTTGGGAGCACAAATTCTGGAGGACAAGGACATGGAGAAAAACTGGAGGGTCAGAGAAATATATCTTgcccattttgcaatttatgcCTTctgctctaatttttttaaataggcatTGGGAATTCTACTTCTACTTGGAACCTCTAGAACCAGCCCCTAAGAATGCCCCAGGTTCCCTGAAACTTGCTGTccacaaaagaaagtgaaggaaaataAGCTTTCTTTTGGCACTGAGGCAAAAACTCCAATATCCTCATTTAAAATCATGACTGTCCTATTATAGTCAATCATCCATTCTTAGCAGTTGAGTCAATCAAAGGTCATttctggacatttttttttacagattgtGACTTTGTTTGTTTCCTTCAAGCCCTTCCTCAAAAGATGGTCTCACACAACATGACGTGGATAAAATATCCCAGTGAAGAATTCATTGAGATTGAAGATATCATAAGGATACAGAACATAATATCAAGATTTATGCACATCTACATTGCACTGTTTGTCCCAACAAGTCTAGTGGCCGGCACATTCAACCTGGTCACCTTCATAAAGGGACATACTAAGATGGAAAAACTGGACTTCTACCTCTTGGACTTGACAGTGACAAATCTTCTGGTAACTCTATTTTCATTCACTGCCATAACTAGACCAGAGTATATATCAACCACAAACCTGAGCTGTGGGgtactctcttttttcttcaatatttgttACTTCAATGCTCAATACATTCAGATCGTCATGTCTTACACATTGCTGTTCCAGAATTACTTGCCCTGTCTAAATATGGTGATGCTGATCAAAAAGCCCCTGGGATATGTGAGTCTTGTCTTTGTTTGTGCTTTCATCAGTTCCCTGGGAGGGGTGATGCTTCTAGGCACAGTTGGCTCATTACATGAAAATACCCTATGTCAGGTAGATCCATTGACAGCCTGGCCTGAATATGAGATTGTCAAATTCAGCTTGGGCTTTGGGATGGCCCTGATTATAAAGGTGGTTTTCTTTACCCTACTCATTGGGAAACTGGTACGAAAAGATGCTCCTCCACAGAAAGCCGATACATCTACTTACTTGGTCATGTTGACCATTACCTTGATCATGTTTGCCTGTCGTCTCTTTTACAATATTATGCTACTCAATAGGTCTAGGCACAAACTTCAGGGGGATAATGGTTCTCCCAGAGATGAGCTCATCATGAATATTGCAGAATTAGTCTTATTTGGTGAGAGTTGTATGAACAACCTGgtcattctttttcttcacaAGCCATGTAAACTTGCCCTGAACAAAAGCCTACGAAATCTAACCAAACGATGCCGGAGAGAAGAAACACATGACAGCATAGCCCTATAGAGAAGAATCTAAAATGTATCTGTATCAATGCATGGTGAAGGGCAAAACTGGCAGCTCGGTCTTTTATGAAGAGCATAATCTATCTCTTGAAATGACAAATTTGCCCTGCAAGATCAAGTAAGCAGAATGTGATGTCTTGGAAAGATATCATTGGAATTTTGTTACTAGTAGATTCTAGATCATCCACAAATTTTCCTAAATGCCAAAAGGCACCTCCATCTCTATCAAAAATCCTAATGGAAGGCAGTCAGCTTTTTTTGAGGTCCTTCAGAAGTTAAAACCAGTGCCAGGCTACCTGAATACACCCACAAtgtattcaataaatgttaaataaatgcaGGCTAGAATGTTTTTAGATATTTAAGCAATATTTCACTTTCCTAGGTTGTTTTAAAATAGACTATTCATTGAAAGTAAATATGAAAACAACTGAAAGGTAAAGCACATATTATTCCAGAGAAACCCAACTAATGTCTTACTGAGAATAAAAAATATGGTTTTCTATGATaaacaagttaaaaaaagttatcatttacacatttaaaaaatggtttttatAGTGCTGATTTAGTGATAGCTATGGGACAATGTTCTGTTTGTGCTAATATGCTATAGCAGAACGAACAGTCATTTAGGACTGAGGATATAAGGTTCTAGTCCCAAATTCTGAGACCAACTATGATTTTGTAGAAGCtgcttttcaatttattttatata
This window harbors:
- the LOC141498056 gene encoding uncharacterized protein LOC141498056, with translation MVSHNMTWIKYPSEEFIEIEDIIRIQNIISRFMHIYIALFVPTSLVAGTFNLVTFIKGHTKMEKLDFYLLDLTVTNLLVTLFSFTAITRPEYISTTNLSCGVLSFFFNICYFNAQYIQIVMSYTLLFQNYLPCLNMVMLIKKPLGYVSLVFVCAFISSLGGVMLLGTVGSLHENTLCQVDPLTAWPEYEIVKFSLGFGMALIIKVVFFTLLIGKLVRKDAPPQKADTSTYLVMLTITLIMFACRLFYNIMLLNRSRHKLQGDNGSPRDELIMNIAELVLFGESCMNNLVILFLHKPCKLALNKSLRNLTKRCRREETHDSIAL